CGCCTCTTTGGACCTCCTATGGATGCCAATCGTTACTTCGGGTCTGCCGTTAACTGGTTTCTGCGCCGCGGTGCTGTCGGGCGAGTCGGCCTGCTGCTCCCAGCAGTAATCCTGCTCTGCGGGCTCGGTGTGGCCATCGCCAAGCTTCCCGACGTACCCCCTGACGACCCGTCAGATCCAACGGCCAGTTCAGGTGGCTCGGATACCTGGTCTGCTTCACTGGCCGGGCTGGAACCGAATCCCCCCGCCGGAGGCTCGCGACAGTTCGGCCACACTGAGTCACCCGTGTCGATCGGCTCCCTAGAGCCTACGTATCGCTCGACCGATTTCACTGTGCAGACGAGCTTCGGCGCGTTCCAGTTCACGCGCAGCTACGCATCTTCGGAGAAGGCATGGAAGGTGCGCCCCGATACTCCAGGGCAGCCGCTCTACCGCCTCGAAGGGACTCCCTTCGGCAATGACGGGGCCTCTCTGCACTGGTGGCACAACCTCTTCAGCTTCGTGGCCCTGAAGCCTGGCTACTTGCCGCACAGCAAGGAGGACCCGGCCCCGATTGACCCTCGCTGGGCGCTCCGCGACGTGGACGGGAAGTTGTCGGAGTTCACGGTCTGCTCACCCGCCCCTTGCTGGGCAGGCACGAAGTTCCAAGGAGTGACCATTGAGGGGGCGAAGGCAGAGGAGCGCCTCTACTACCTCGGTGGCGGCGGTGGATTCATTCTGTATCGGCCCGAGGCGCGCTACCACTTCGCTAAGCGCTACGACTACCAGACCCTCGATCGCACCGGCGCGGGTTCGGTGCCCGTGGACGTCTACACGTACTTCCTCACTCGTATCGAGGATGGCCAGTACCCAGCCACCGGGGGCCTGCCACGCAATCGACTGGTGCTCTCGTACGACCCTCCCTCCAGCGCGACGGGCGACTGCAAATTTGGCGCACCCCGCGTTCAAAGGGCGGACACGCCAAACCAGACCTACTTGCAGTTCAACTACGAGGAGCTGCCCTCCTCGTCAGCAGAGGGCTACGGCGAGTGTGTGCTCCGCTCCGTGGAATTAAAATCCGCCGCGGCGGATGGGGGGAGCTCGGGCTCCACCTTGGTCAGCTACCAGTACTGGCAGCCGTCGGGTACCGGTGAGAAGGCGGGACGAATCGCCGGTGCGTACTTCCCCGAGACGGGCCGGCGCGTATCCTACTCCGTGGGCACCCCCCAGGCGCCCCAGTGGTCCATTGCAGCGGACGACGTCACTGTCAGCACCGCCACGCTGCGCCCCGACGGAGGAACTGTCGCGGTGCTGGCCTCCGAGCAGCGCAGCGTCCAGGTGGCATGGGAGGACAACACCACCTACGACGGACAGCGGCTCTCGGTGACGTGTGGGGCGGGCGTCCTGGGGCCTCCGACTGCGCTGTCGGTCTGCTTTCCCCACCAGAACCAGATGTTTACCGAGCTCAACGCAACCCGTGGCGACAGCACGCTCGCAACGGGAGCCACGGTCAAGAAGACGTTCCAGGTCAACGCGAGCGGGGCGGGGCCGCTCGTCTCCTCCGAGAAAACAGTGTGCACGGGGGCTTGCGCGGCCCTTGGGACGACGGAGACGGAGGCCATTTGGCAGTGGAATGGAGGGCCGGACGGTGTCAGCGAGCGCCCTCTTCCTACTGCGTACCGCGACAGGCGCTCGAACTGGACGTGGTACACGAACAGCGTTCCGACGAGGTTCCCGCTCGACGCCGGTTTCGAGGTTCCGCAGGAAACGACGGTCGTCAACGTGGCTGGCGTGCGCACGACGAGCTTCGAATACGACTATGGCTCCGAGGGGCGCACGCCCCGTGCGTACGAGCAATTCGCTGTCAAAGTGATCGATGACAGTGTCGACGCAGGAGCGAAGGCGGAGACCTTCCGCCGTTACGACCTCAAAACGAATCGCCTCGAGGCCGTCATCCGCACTGGATACACGAGGACGCTCGTCAACGGAGTTCCCGGTGAGCTCAACCCGCGGTCCGTGGCCACGCTTTACTACACCTACCGCAAATGCTCGGGCGAGACGCCGGCGCAGGCGGACCCCTTGGGTCGGACGGTGGAGGTGCACGGCCCCTGTTTCGTGAGTGGACCCGATGCCACCGAGTGCGAGGTTCCCGAGTCATCGCAATTGGTCGAAGAGCGCAGCGCGTTGGACGCGGCAGACGGCGGCTCCGTGTTCAGGGGATATGTGCCGGTCACCCAGTTCGACTACTACAGCGGTGACGCTGAAAATGAGTTTAAAGCGAACCGGCTGTCGACCAAGACCGTATTCGCACGCGCCAACGGTAGGGATTGCCGAGCGGCCACTGGACTGGTGACGCAGTACACGGACTACGACGCCCGAGGCCGCGTGCTCGCGAGCCTCGACCCTAACGGCGCCAGGTCTACAGCCACGTTCACCTCTCTTTCCGGAACTGAGGGCACCTACGAGAAGTCGACGGCCATCACGGCAGTCAACCAACCGACTACGAAGACTCGCTACGTCTACGATGGAGCGCAGCTCCGCTACATTCAGTATCCCGCCGGGCACTACGAGGTGTTCTGCTACCGTAAGGGCGGCGGGGTGCCCTGCCAGGGCGAGCGCTCGGATAAGCTTCAGTGGAAGGCCACGATGCCGAAGCCGGACGGCGCCGAGTTCTTCGAGAAGACTGAGTACACGTACCAAGCAGAGCAGCTAGCCAGCGAAAGGGTGCTCGACGGAACGGGAGCGGTACGCACCGTGAAGCAGTACGCCGCCGACCCATTGGGTCGACCCACGTACGAGCGCACGGGTGAGGGGACCGGCGCATACGCCTCGGTGGCGCTCTTCAACGTCGAGGGGGCGCAGGTAGGAATCGGCGCGGCCTACAACGCTCCGCCCGACCTGTGTGGAGGATTGCTCGGCATCGATGCCAAGGCGTCCGATAAATGCGCGGGCCTTGGCTATGACGCGGCAAACCGTCTCTCGGCTCTCGAGGAGTACAGCGCGTCGGGCGGTCCATCTACCCGCACCACGATTACGTACGACAGGCAAGGGCACGTGTCACGAGTGGTGCCCCAGTGCAACTCGGCCTCTGGCCCATGCACGAGCGGTGGCGTCGCCTACGTGCATGATGACTTCGGCAACGTCATCGAGGTCACGGCCCCGTGGACAGGAGCGGCCGGAGCGCCCGGGACGTCCCGCTTCGAGTACGACGCAGCGGGCACCCTGATTCGCAAGCGTACGCCAGGGATGGCGTCAGGGGAGTACCTCGAGTACGGCTACGACGGGATGCAGCGCCTTCTGCAGGCGCGCCGGCGGTATGGGGTGAATGGCAGTTCATGGGAGAACCTCTACTGGTTCGAGTACGACGACTACCCGACGGGTGCGCCCGCCAATTGTATCGGGGCAAATACGAAGGGGCGCATGGTGCGCCGCAACGACTCCTTCGGCGACACGTGGTTCAGCTACGACGCCTGGGGGCGCGTCGTCTGGGCGCGCAGGCAGCGCGTGACGGGAGAGGCGTGTTCCAAGATCCGGACTCGGAACACCCCCAATAGTGAGTTCACGTACGACGCTTTCGGACGCTTGAAGTCCGAGGTGTATCCGCACGGCCGGAAGGTCTCGTACGCGTACTACGAGCTGCCTCAAGGCCATCCCGAGCGGCTGAAGAGCCTGTCGGTGGATGGGACTTGGGACCCCACTCAACCGACAGTCACCCTCATCCAGAACATCCAGTGGGAGCCGTACGGCGGTCTCCGCGGCTACGAGATGAATACCTTCGCCGCGCCGGATGGAGTTAAGGCCGCCACGGTGGAATACCTGCCCGGGGACGCCTACAACACGGCGGCGGCGAGCTGCGCTCGCACCCGCCCTAGCACCACGGACAGGACGGGGAGGTTGCGTGGCCTCTGGGTCTCGCGAGGGGCCTATACCCCCCTGAGCCCGAGTGGCAGCGGCGACATCTTCAAGCAGACCTACGCGTGGAGTGCGGACCAGCTGGCCCAGACCGAGACCTGCCTGCTGGATACGGCCGGTGCGCCGCGCACCGTGCGCTTCGATGGCCCCACCAAGGGATATGACCAGCAGCTGCGCTTGACCAACGTCACGCGGCCTCCGGGGGAATTCGGCACGAAGGGAGGAACGCTCGGTCGCCGCGCCTACCAGTACGCGGGTAATGGCAACCGCACCGAAGAGACCCGCGACTGCTGGGGCTTCCAGGGGACGTATTCCGGAGACCGGCTGCTGCATTGGGGCGTCACGAGCTCGCAGTGCAACAAGGTCTGCGGCCCATCCCGACTGGGCTACGACTTCACCTACGACGGCGACGGCCGAGTGGCGCAGAAGCTGGGCGCCGTTGACAGCTCCGGTGGCTCCAGTTCCTCGCTCACCTTCGACGCGAGTGCCGACGGTGCCCACGCCGCAGTCGGTGCCGTCTACCGTTCGGTCAGTGTCAGAGGTGGATCGAGCTACGAGTACTTCTACGATGCCAATGGCCGCCGGCGTCTCAAGCGCTACATCGAAACCGCCGCTCAAGGAGAGCCGCCCATCGAGGACGAGTACTTCTACGATGGCGACAAGCTGCTCGAGGACAAGGGGAGACCGAGGCAGAACGATGCGTCCGGCCAGGCGCTTGACGAATACCTCTGGCTCGACGGCCGTCCCGTGGCCTTCCTGCGCTCGTTCCTCAACGCAGACTTCACCCGGTCGCCAGACACCAGCACCCAGTGCGCTCGCGATGGCGAGGATGCGGCAGCGTGCGGCGTGTACTTCATCGTCACGGACTACCTGAAGAAGCCAGTCCTCGTTCTGAACGCGAAGCGGCAGGTGGCCGGCTCAGCGGACTACGAGCCCTTCGGGCACGTGAATCGCGTCACCGTTGTGTCGGACTCGGCCTCGCTGCCTGCGCCACGAGCGAAGCGTGTCCTCGCGTACATCCAGCAGCCCGTGACGCCTCGCACAGCGGTGGACATCCGTGCGCGCTTTGCCCTGGTCGATGCGCCCTCTGGCTGGGGAGTGGGCGCCTACTTCTCGGACATTTGGGGGAACCGGCTCGGGAGCGGAGACGCGGTGACTGGAGTTCCACACCAAGGCAAGAAGGAGAGTGCTTGGACTGCCATGCCGAGCAACGGCATGGTGCACTTGCGTTACACCGGACCGGACGCCCTCGGCTCTGGCGCGGCGGCTCCGTACG
This genomic interval from Aggregicoccus sp. 17bor-14 contains the following:
- a CDS encoding RHS repeat-associated core domain-containing protein is translated as MSIGSLEPTYRSTDFTVQTSFGAFQFTRSYASSEKAWKVRPDTPGQPLYRLEGTPFGNDGASLHWWHNLFSFVALKPGYLPHSKEDPAPIDPRWALRDVDGKLSEFTVCSPAPCWAGTKFQGVTIEGAKAEERLYYLGGGGGFILYRPEARYHFAKRYDYQTLDRTGAGSVPVDVYTYFLTRIEDGQYPATGGLPRNRLVLSYDPPSSATGDCKFGAPRVQRADTPNQTYLQFNYEELPSSSAEGYGECVLRSVELKSAAADGGSSGSTLVSYQYWQPSGTGEKAGRIAGAYFPETGRRVSYSVGTPQAPQWSIAADDVTVSTATLRPDGGTVAVLASEQRSVQVAWEDNTTYDGQRLSVTCGAGVLGPPTALSVCFPHQNQMFTELNATRGDSTLATGATVKKTFQVNASGAGPLVSSEKTVCTGACAALGTTETEAIWQWNGGPDGVSERPLPTAYRDRRSNWTWYTNSVPTRFPLDAGFEVPQETTVVNVAGVRTTSFEYDYGSEGRTPRAYEQFAVKVIDDSVDAGAKAETFRRYDLKTNRLEAVIRTGYTRTLVNGVPGELNPRSVATLYYTYRKCSGETPAQADPLGRTVEVHGPCFVSGPDATECEVPESSQLVEERSALDAADGGSVFRGYVPVTQFDYYSGDAENEFKANRLSTKTVFARANGRDCRAATGLVTQYTDYDARGRVLASLDPNGARSTATFTSLSGTEGTYEKSTAITAVNQPTTKTRYVYDGAQLRYIQYPAGHYEVFCYRKGGGVPCQGERSDKLQWKATMPKPDGAEFFEKTEYTYQAEQLASERVLDGTGAVRTVKQYAADPLGRPTYERTGEGTGAYASVALFNVEGAQVGIGAAYNAPPDLCGGLLGIDAKASDKCAGLGYDAANRLSALEEYSASGGPSTRTTITYDRQGHVSRVVPQCNSASGPCTSGGVAYVHDDFGNVIEVTAPWTGAAGAPGTSRFEYDAAGTLIRKRTPGMASGEYLEYGYDGMQRLLQARRRYGVNGSSWENLYWFEYDDYPTGAPANCIGANTKGRMVRRNDSFGDTWFSYDAWGRVVWARRQRVTGEACSKIRTRNTPNSEFTYDAFGRLKSEVYPHGRKVSYAYYELPQGHPERLKSLSVDGTWDPTQPTVTLIQNIQWEPYGGLRGYEMNTFAAPDGVKAATVEYLPGDAYNTAAASCARTRPSTTDRTGRLRGLWVSRGAYTPLSPSGSGDIFKQTYAWSADQLAQTETCLLDTAGAPRTVRFDGPTKGYDQQLRLTNVTRPPGEFGTKGGTLGRRAYQYAGNGNRTEETRDCWGFQGTYSGDRLLHWGVTSSQCNKVCGPSRLGYDFTYDGDGRVAQKLGAVDSSGGSSSSLTFDASADGAHAAVGAVYRSVSVRGGSSYEYFYDANGRRRLKRYIETAAQGEPPIEDEYFYDGDKLLEDKGRPRQNDASGQALDEYLWLDGRPVAFLRSFLNADFTRSPDTSTQCARDGEDAAACGVYFIVTDYLKKPVLVLNAKRQVAGSADYEPFGHVNRVTVVSDSASLPAPRAKRVLAYIQQPVTPRTAVDIRARFALVDAPSGWGVGAYFSDIWGNRLGSGDAVTGVPHQGKKESAWTAMPSNGMVHLRYTGPDALGSGAAAPYAGLVLEEYEYRRYEAGAQPMWTPLRFPGQYHDAETDLFENWNRYYDPSIGRYLGPEPMYNNPGWVLDQARKGHSAPVYAYALNNPVGFTDPDGNNAFAVCLVAPQVCISAAVVLEAAVATAWTAIAAAAVSPRAAGKYMDDGPASTRRYDPKAAIEARNAALEARAKEADRPSTLEPGPHAGEGVEARGPERDFTQEERDAVNAEGADKGCHTCGTKDPGTKSGNFIPDHQPPSATVEPGTPQRLYPHCLECSRTQGGEVDAELNRK